In Clostridia bacterium, a genomic segment contains:
- a CDS encoding sigma-70 family RNA polymerase sigma factor, which yields MFEGYTDYNAYTQKCAQYRRSHEEQMTLLFAYREEGDMDARDAFIEAQLLWVAQTLFNHYRSSGYLMELIQDANMQLLSLVETYDPAKAKFRSYAEPYILKQADTNRMGYVHSLRVAPNSLKVSRRLNKMMCACEADGMSHRQALEETTKYFVREEREADYDRLDETSKAAAMDCVVGLLSLSRSDLSLDAPLGDGEDDFTLMDQVSDTRPGPEQEAVEQETMDLLREAVYALPERMRFALIRYHGLFGNTKLSAVEIGEVLGVSRQRVNTILNNALEKVRAYMLGRG from the coding sequence ATGTTCGAAGGATACACCGATTACAATGCCTATACGCAAAAGTGCGCGCAGTACCGTCGCTCGCACGAGGAGCAGATGACGCTTCTCTTCGCATACCGCGAAGAGGGCGATATGGACGCGCGCGACGCGTTTATCGAGGCGCAACTTTTGTGGGTGGCGCAAACCCTTTTCAATCATTACCGTAGCAGTGGCTATTTGATGGAATTGATCCAGGACGCCAATATGCAGCTGTTGTCTTTGGTGGAGACCTACGATCCCGCCAAAGCCAAATTCCGCTCGTATGCCGAGCCGTATATCCTCAAACAGGCGGACACCAACCGCATGGGGTACGTGCACAGCCTGAGAGTGGCGCCCAACTCGCTGAAAGTCAGTCGGCGGCTCAACAAGATGATGTGCGCGTGCGAGGCGGACGGTATGAGCCATCGGCAGGCCCTCGAGGAGACGACCAAGTATTTCGTGCGCGAGGAGCGCGAGGCGGACTACGACAGGTTGGACGAGACGTCCAAAGCCGCGGCCATGGACTGCGTGGTCGGCTTGCTGTCGCTATCGAGAAGCGACCTTTCGTTGGACGCGCCCTTGGGCGACGGCGAGGACGACTTTACCTTGATGGACCAGGTGTCGGATACGCGCCCCGGGCCCGAGCAGGAAGCCGTCGAGCAGGAGACGATGGATTTGCTGCGCGAAGCGGTGTACGCTTTGCCCGAGAGGATGCGCTTTGCGCTGATTCGCTACCACGGCTTGTTCGGCAATACCAAATTGAGCGCGGTGGAGATCGGCGAGGTGCTGGGCGTGTCCAGACAGCGCGTCAATACCATCTTGAATAACGCCCTCGAAAAAGTGCGGGCGTATATGCTCGGCAGGGGATAG
- a CDS encoding alpha-glucosidase translates to MANNSPKTRWYKDAVMYQIYPRSFCDSNGDGVGDIRGIISKLDYLKDLGVTAVWLSPCYKSPNADNGYDISNYRDIMDEFGTLADWEEMIEGMHQRGIRLVMDLVVNHTSDEHPWFKESRSSKDNPYRDYYIWKKGRGKDGKKPPNNWTSRFTGSAWEYDEKTGEFYLHLFHKKQPDLNWDNPKVRQEVADICNYWFEKGVDGFRCDVITYISKDPRFPNGKWNPAVCGDEYFVIGPNYHRYIHELNQRAWSRYDTMIVGEAQGITVDNAFDAVDESKEELDCVFTFEHQTQVDSFLTTVPKKFNLVKWKEIFSSWQGLPKTCWNSLYIENHDYSRSLPRYGKLEYRKEVAKMLAISMNFMRGTPYIYQGQEIGMTNYADLKPEDYRDVVSIQIYDIAKKFPPLKPIVRWAMNKKARDHARAPMQWSAEANAGFTTGTPWQMVNPNYTEINVEEALADKDSIWYFYQAINNFRKGNEVIREGDYKCYLPKDKNVWCYERAYDGKKYVVVASYTDKAAKFKVPQELRGKETKVLFHNYKDDIKLEDCVLKPYEAVAFEVL, encoded by the coding sequence ATGGCAAACAATTCTCCCAAAACACGTTGGTACAAAGACGCGGTGATGTATCAGATCTATCCGCGTAGTTTTTGCGACAGCAACGGGGACGGCGTGGGCGATATCCGCGGCATTATCTCCAAGCTGGACTACCTCAAGGACTTGGGCGTGACGGCCGTGTGGCTGTCCCCCTGCTACAAGTCCCCCAACGCCGACAACGGGTACGACATTTCCAACTATCGCGACATTATGGACGAATTCGGCACTCTGGCCGACTGGGAGGAGATGATAGAGGGTATGCACCAAAGGGGCATTCGTCTGGTGATGGACCTCGTGGTCAATCATACGAGCGACGAGCATCCCTGGTTCAAGGAGAGCCGCAGCAGCAAGGACAATCCCTATCGCGACTATTATATATGGAAGAAAGGGCGCGGCAAGGACGGCAAAAAGCCCCCCAACAACTGGACTTCGCGCTTCACCGGCTCTGCGTGGGAGTACGACGAGAAGACGGGCGAATTCTATTTGCACCTCTTCCACAAGAAGCAACCCGACCTGAATTGGGACAACCCCAAGGTGCGCCAAGAGGTCGCGGATATATGCAACTATTGGTTCGAGAAGGGCGTGGACGGCTTCCGCTGTGACGTCATCACCTATATCAGCAAGGATCCCCGCTTCCCCAACGGCAAGTGGAATCCCGCCGTGTGCGGCGACGAGTATTTCGTCATCGGCCCCAACTATCACCGCTATATCCACGAGCTCAATCAACGCGCTTGGTCCCGCTACGACACGATGATCGTGGGCGAGGCGCAGGGTATCACGGTGGACAACGCCTTCGACGCGGTGGACGAGAGCAAGGAAGAGTTGGACTGCGTGTTCACCTTCGAGCACCAGACGCAGGTGGACAGTTTCCTGACTACGGTGCCCAAAAAGTTCAACCTCGTCAAGTGGAAGGAGATATTCTCGTCGTGGCAAGGGTTGCCCAAGACCTGCTGGAACTCGCTGTATATCGAAAATCACGACTATTCGCGTTCGCTGCCGCGATACGGCAAGTTGGAGTATCGCAAAGAGGTCGCCAAGATGCTGGCCATCAGCATGAACTTTATGCGCGGCACGCCCTATATCTACCAAGGGCAGGAGATCGGTATGACCAACTACGCGGACTTGAAGCCCGAGGACTACCGCGACGTGGTGAGCATTCAAATCTACGATATCGCCAAGAAATTTCCGCCCCTCAAACCCATCGTGCGTTGGGCGATGAACAAGAAAGCGCGCGATCACGCGCGTGCGCCCATGCAATGGTCGGCCGAGGCCAACGCGGGCTTCACCACGGGCACGCCTTGGCAGATGGTCAACCCCAACTATACCGAGATCAACGTGGAAGAGGCCTTGGCGGATAAGGACAGTATATGGTATTTCTACCAAGCCATCAACAACTTCCGCAAGGGCAACGAGGTCATTCGCGAGGGCGACTACAAGTGCTACTTGCCCAAGGATAAGAACGTGTGGTGCTACGAGCGCGCCTACGACGGCAAGAAGTACGTGGTGGTGGCCAGCTACACGGACAAAGCGGCCAAGTTCAAGGTGCCCCAAGAATTGCGGGGCAAAGAGACCAAGGTGCTGTTCCACAACTACAAGGACGATATCAAATTGGAAGACTGCGTGCTGAAGCCCTACGAGGCGGTGGCGTTCGAGGTGCTGTAA
- a CDS encoding DUF296 domain-containing protein has translation MEYKRYGKEIVVRLDKGDKIAESLLALAEEENVALAAVSGIGATDDFEVGVFDLTAGDYDRYRYRGNHEINALVGNLTQKDGKPYLHLHITATGASGMVVGGHLFEGTVSLTAEIFVEVVEGAVDRKRDVALGINRITF, from the coding sequence ATGGAGTATAAGCGATATGGGAAGGAAATCGTCGTTCGGTTGGATAAGGGTGACAAAATAGCGGAGAGTTTGCTGGCGTTGGCCGAAGAGGAGAACGTGGCGTTGGCCGCGGTGTCGGGTATCGGCGCGACGGACGACTTCGAGGTGGGCGTCTTTGACCTCACGGCGGGCGATTACGACCGCTACCGCTACAGGGGTAATCACGAGATCAACGCCCTCGTAGGCAATCTCACCCAAAAGGACGGCAAGCCCTACCTGCATCTGCATATCACGGCGACGGGCGCGAGCGGTATGGTGGTGGGCGGTCACCTATTCGAGGGGACGGTCAGCCTGACCGCCGAGATATTCGTCGAGGTCGTCGAGGGCGCGGTCGACAGAAAGCGCGACGTCGCTTTGGGCATCAACCGCATAACCTTTTGA
- a CDS encoding alpha/beta hydrolase gives MEDYFANKWCINFALEGHEVRVYGNLNAKTPLPVVYMHTIADEGRAIWESCREKGLPPFVLAEIAVPDWHGDMSPWAGPSLTKRGEPFAGGADAYLPVLERIMAKVERMLDFKPLWRGLVGYSMAGLFALYTLYRTDVFDRIASVSGSLWYWGFVDYVSEHTAVNRPQCIYMSLGDKEGQVKDDVLNTVEPYTGRIYVRLSTRGQRVAFERNEGNHFHEPEARVVKAVAFLLAFGK, from the coding sequence ATGGAAGACTATTTCGCGAACAAATGGTGCATCAATTTCGCCCTCGAGGGGCACGAGGTACGGGTGTACGGCAACCTCAACGCCAAAACTCCCTTGCCCGTGGTGTATATGCACACCATCGCCGACGAGGGGCGCGCGATATGGGAATCCTGCCGCGAGAAAGGACTGCCGCCTTTCGTGCTGGCGGAGATAGCCGTGCCCGATTGGCACGGGGATATGTCGCCGTGGGCGGGGCCGTCGTTGACCAAACGCGGAGAGCCTTTTGCGGGCGGTGCGGACGCGTATTTGCCCGTATTGGAGCGCATTATGGCCAAAGTCGAGAGAATGCTCGATTTCAAGCCCCTGTGGCGGGGGTTGGTCGGCTACTCCATGGCGGGGTTATTCGCGCTGTATACCCTCTATCGCACCGACGTCTTCGACCGCATCGCGTCCGTGTCCGGCTCGCTGTGGTATTGGGGCTTCGTGGACTACGTGTCCGAGCATACCGCCGTCAATAGGCCGCAATGTATCTATATGTCCTTGGGCGACAAGGAAGGGCAAGTTAAGGACGACGTGCTGAACACCGTCGAGCCGTACACGGGGCGCATATACGTGCGCCTTTCCACGCGGGGGCAACGGGTGGCGTTCGAGCGGAACGAGGGCAATCATTTCCACGAGCCCGAGGCACGCGTCGTCAAGGCGGTGGCGTTTTTGCTGGCGTTCGGGAAATAG
- a CDS encoding U32 family peptidase, producing the protein MKLLSPVGNMDSLYAAVAFGADEVYLGVGGFNARNNIEGFTLETLEEAVDYAHTFGVKVCLTLNILLRDEELQEAVDLLVDAYDMGVDAFIVQDLGLAAEVHKRAPEVVLHASTQMGIHNLEGVEAVLPFGFRRVVLARETPLSEIRRIKDNASVEIEYFAQGALCVCFSGNCYLSERVCDASGNRGRCKQLCRLPYALEKDGKVLKRGYLLSAKDFCMIDRLLDLAAAGVDVLKIEGRARRPSYVGMTTAEYRKALDGQTPDRERLALAFNRLYTAGYFDGNGEIISPYQSHIGVAVGEVVEVNHGKRFDEVYFRADRPITPRSALKFFVDGQEECTVSAFDLKQEGGVYRLTTTAKVSVGATVRLITDAEAEKAVLNGRRRDVVDIALCVRAGEPLHAKFAVDGKDYAFEGPVAQAAVNQPLAERDFADNFAKSDLFEAKVSFDALEAVFLPKKQLNEFRRGVFAEIKAIRLAPYKRRLAHWTVEPMAFPSYAPYAVTASPEYIPEGDRVVYDPADYRKEDVKAFAQACREKGAVPYLALPNFATKEDVDLLKEMIAAGGVGVLANNYYALTLGAGRDMLVGAGLNAYNAHAANALGLPLAAGEMPYMTLRHCPMKCLVGGDCAHCRYAEGYVYVMDGGKRLRLTRKKVATCTFYLE; encoded by the coding sequence ATGAAACTGTTGTCACCCGTGGGAAATATGGATAGTTTGTACGCGGCGGTCGCCTTCGGCGCGGACGAGGTGTATCTCGGCGTGGGCGGCTTCAACGCGCGCAACAATATAGAGGGCTTTACGTTGGAGACCTTGGAGGAGGCCGTCGATTACGCCCACACGTTCGGGGTAAAGGTGTGCCTGACCCTCAATATTTTGCTGCGTGACGAGGAGTTGCAAGAGGCGGTCGACCTGTTGGTGGACGCCTACGATATGGGCGTGGACGCCTTTATCGTGCAGGATCTCGGCTTGGCGGCCGAGGTGCATAAGCGCGCGCCCGAAGTGGTGTTGCACGCTTCCACGCAGATGGGCATTCACAATCTCGAGGGAGTGGAGGCGGTGTTGCCCTTCGGCTTCCGTCGGGTGGTGCTGGCGCGCGAAACACCCCTATCCGAGATACGCCGTATCAAGGACAACGCCTCGGTCGAAATAGAATATTTCGCGCAGGGCGCGTTGTGCGTGTGTTTCTCGGGCAACTGCTACCTCTCCGAGCGCGTATGCGACGCTTCGGGCAACCGCGGACGGTGCAAGCAGTTGTGCCGCTTGCCCTACGCTTTGGAAAAGGACGGCAAGGTGCTGAAACGTGGGTATCTGTTGTCCGCCAAGGATTTTTGTATGATAGATCGCCTGTTGGACCTCGCGGCGGCCGGCGTGGACGTACTCAAAATAGAGGGGCGCGCCAGGCGGCCGTCCTACGTGGGTATGACCACGGCCGAATACCGCAAGGCGTTGGACGGGCAAACGCCCGACCGCGAACGGCTGGCCTTGGCCTTCAATCGCCTGTATACGGCGGGCTATTTCGATGGCAACGGGGAGATTATTTCGCCCTATCAGAGCCATATCGGCGTAGCGGTGGGCGAGGTCGTCGAGGTCAACCACGGCAAGCGGTTCGACGAGGTGTATTTCCGCGCGGACAGGCCCATCACGCCGCGCTCGGCTCTCAAGTTTTTCGTGGACGGGCAAGAGGAATGCACGGTGTCCGCCTTCGACCTCAAACAAGAGGGGGGCGTCTATCGCCTGACTACCACCGCCAAGGTGTCCGTGGGCGCGACGGTGCGCCTCATTACGGACGCGGAAGCCGAAAAAGCCGTGCTGAACGGCAGGCGGCGCGACGTGGTGGATATCGCCTTGTGCGTGCGTGCTGGGGAGCCGCTCCATGCCAAATTCGCGGTGGACGGCAAAGACTACGCGTTCGAGGGGCCCGTGGCGCAAGCGGCTGTAAATCAACCCCTCGCGGAGCGCGACTTCGCGGACAATTTCGCAAAGAGCGATTTGTTCGAGGCGAAGGTGTCGTTCGACGCCTTGGAAGCCGTGTTTTTGCCCAAGAAGCAACTTAACGAGTTTCGCCGTGGGGTGTTCGCCGAGATAAAAGCGATACGATTAGCACCCTACAAGCGCCGCTTGGCGCATTGGACGGTCGAGCCCATGGCGTTCCCGTCGTACGCGCCGTATGCGGTGACCGCAAGCCCCGAGTATATCCCCGAAGGGGATAGGGTGGTCTACGATCCGGCCGACTACCGCAAAGAGGATGTGAAGGCTTTCGCTCAAGCGTGCCGCGAGAAAGGGGCAGTGCCCTATCTGGCGTTGCCCAACTTCGCCACCAAAGAGGACGTCGACCTCTTGAAAGAGATGATCGCGGCCGGTGGCGTGGGCGTTTTGGCGAATAACTACTACGCCCTCACCTTGGGCGCGGGGCGGGATATGTTGGTCGGCGCGGGGCTCAACGCGTACAACGCGCACGCGGCCAACGCCTTGGGGTTGCCTCTTGCGGCGGGCGAAATGCCCTATATGACCTTGCGCCATTGTCCGATGAAATGCCTCGTAGGCGGCGACTGCGCACATTGTCGATACGCCGAAGGGTACGTCTACGTGATGGACGGGGGCAAGCGCCTGCGGCTCACGCGCAAGAAGGTGGCGACATGCACGTTCTATCTGGAATAG
- a CDS encoding leucine-rich repeat domain-containing protein: MRCKIENGVLLVVECCEEEVVVPEGVTVIGAYAFANSAVRKVRLPLSVKKIEDKAFYCSALEEITLPRNVFWVGSRAFDCSELKVLRIDNPLVTLMPEIVDHCYNLEDVYFAGTKEQWDKAFDAEFQPYSAAFRLHLADGEVIQY; this comes from the coding sequence ATGAGGTGTAAGATAGAGAATGGTGTGTTGTTGGTCGTGGAGTGCTGTGAAGAGGAGGTCGTGGTGCCCGAGGGCGTGACGGTCATCGGCGCGTATGCCTTCGCCAACAGCGCGGTAAGGAAGGTGCGCTTGCCCCTTAGCGTCAAGAAGATAGAAGACAAGGCCTTCTATTGCAGTGCGTTGGAGGAGATCACGTTGCCCCGCAATGTCTTTTGGGTGGGGAGCCGTGCCTTCGATTGCTCCGAATTGAAGGTGCTCAGGATAGACAACCCCTTGGTCACCTTGATGCCCGAGATAGTGGACCACTGCTATAATCTCGAGGACGTTTATTTTGCGGGGACGAAGGAGCAATGGGACAAAGCGTTTGACGCGGAATTTCAACCCTATTCGGCGGCGTTTCGGTTGCACTTGGCCGATGGCGAAGTGATACAATATTAG